The Sphaerochaeta sp. sequence GCCACCAATGGGATGTGCATGCAGAGTTTCGGGATGATCCACTCCAACAACCTGGGGGCCAGTGATCTGGATTTCTTCTGCACCATGCTGGACCAGCAGGCCTATATGACCAGCGGCTTTTCCAGGGTGGTGAACAGCCATTTCATCGACTTCCTGGGCATCGACGCCGTCACCCATGTACCGACAATGACCCATGAAGGTATCTGGCTGAAACAGACGTTCAACAAAGTCACCTTCGACACGTTTGATCCCGCCATGCTGGATGACGCGTGGGAGACGGAACGGAAAGGATCCTATGCCGCCTCTACGTTGGTGCGTCGAAGTCCTGCATTGGCCGCCAGTGGCGCCTCCGACGCGTTCTGGGAAGACGTTCCGTTCTCACGGCCCACCCTGTTTCTGGACCTGCGAAGCAAGTCCGGGTGGCTGCACACGCTGGGACGATCCAGCTACAACGAGTTCATCAAGGTGATCCGCTTCCTGTTCCCGATGATCCCGATGGACAAGGTGATCGTCCCGGACTACGTCGTCTCCCCGTCGATGGTCCATCTGATGGAGATGCAGAAGCGCAAGTGCCCATGGTCGGACTGCACCGAGCCGTTCGACCAGAACGAGAGTCTGAACAACGAGGCGGCCCAGGTTGAGCGGATCGTCTCCGACCACGTCCGTTCGTTGGGGACGCCTCCATTGTTCCTTCGGGGTACGTCCACCATCAAAGATCCCAATGGGCTTACCATGGGCAAAGGTCCGGTACGGGTCGGCATGCGGCTGGAAAGCCCGCTCGAGGATTCCCCCCTGTTCTCCGTGACGATGGATGCGCACCTTACCGCTGTCGTCACGGCATGGAAGGCCATGCTCGCTTCGGACGCGCAGGTGACGCTGAACCTGTTCTTCCAGCTTCTCTGGTACCATGCAGGCTGCTTCAAGGAAACGGACGCCTATGCGGCGGAGCTTTCCAAACAGCTTCCGTTCCTTCTGAAGCGTCATCCCGCATTCCCTGCGGACTTTCATTCCTTCTGCCTGGATACGATGCAAAAGGAAGGCTTGTTGTTGGTGCAGGGAACCACCATCCGGCCATCACTGGCCTTCGCCAAGTCGGTCATCTGGAAATGAGCGCCATCAAGTTGGTCTGCATGGACGTCGACGGGACGCTCCTGGGGGACGACCATATCCGGATTCCGGATCTCAACCGGGTGGCGCTCCAGAAAGCCTTCCAGAAAGGCCTCCATCTTGCCCTGGTCAGCGGGCGTCTTTCCGCCTCGCTGAGGCCGATCCAACAGAACCTGGGCATCACCGGGCCGCTGGGCTGTTTCGGCGGAGCCTTGGTCGTCGACGAGAGGGACCAGATCCTGGACCAGCACCCCATCACCAAAGCGCAGGCCATCCGGGTGATACAGCGGGTGCGCCCCACCGGCATGACGATCTTCCTGTTCGGCCAGAACCACTGGTACAAGGAAAAACAGGACGCCTTCGCCACGGTGGAAGAGGAAGTATCCTGCGAAGGGACGATGATCGGAGACTTCGAAACGTTCATCACAAACCGCACCACCCCTCCGTTCAAAGTCCTCTGCATGAGCAGTGACCATGACCAGGTGTTGCGCATCCAGGCAGGGCTCCAGGAGGAATTCGGGAACGAACTGTCCGTCTGTCTCTCCTCCCCCCGGTACATCGAGGTATCGGTCAAAGGTATCGACAAGGGAAACGCCGTGGACGTGCTGCTCTCCCACTACCATCTGGAGAGAAGGGAGTGCATGGCCATCGGGGATTATGAGAACGACCTGGGGATGTTCCGGGAAGCCGGACTGTCCGTCGCCATGGGCAACGCCCCGGATGACATCAAAGCCAAGGCTGACTGTGTCACCGATACCAACCAGGCAGGAGGCCTGGGGAAAGCCATTCTTTCCATCCTATGAACAACCCTCTTTCGGTGTACCGGCACCTACCCCGGGCGATTTACGTCCTTTCGTTCGCCACACTGGTCAATTCCGTGGCCAACTTCGTGTATCCCTTCCTGGTGCTGTACCTCACCACCCGCCTGTCGTACTCCGCGGCCCAGGCGGGTCGGTTCATGACCCTTACGGCACTGTTGTACGTGCCTTTTTCCCTGTTGGGAAGCGTCATCGCCGACCACTTTGGAAGAAAACGACTGATGATCACCACCCAGCTGTGCATGGCCGTGGTCTGCTTCCTGTGCGGTTGGATTGACGGCAGCCCAGCCATCCCCGTCTTGATCCTCATCGCGCTGGGATTCGACGGGATGTGCGACCCGGCGCGGACGGCGTTGAAGACGGACGTCACCACGCCGGAGAACCGGCAGGCCAGTTTTTCGTTGGTATACCTTTCCATGAACCTGGGGTACACCGTCGGACCGATGATCGGAGGACTGCTCTTCTCCTCCCACATCCGCTGGCTGTTCTGGGGGAACGCCATCGCTCTGGCGGCATCCACCATTCCGGTGGCGCTGCTTGTCCCGGAATCCAACCCTACTGCGGAAGAGATCCGGAAAAGCAGACAGGGGAACGCGGCCGATCGCGCGGAGGAAGGGTCGTTGTTCCACGCGCTCCGCACCCGCCCCTTGCTGCTGCTCTTCGCCGTGGGGATGACCTTCTTCTCCTTCGGCTACAGCCAGATGTCGTTCGCCCTGCCGCTGTTCTTCACCGATCTGTTCGGAAGCCAGGGCGCGTTGCAGTACGGGCGTATCATGGCGTTCAACAGCGTCATCGTCGTCGTGGGGAACCCGCTGGTCATCTCCCAGGCCAAACGACTGCCGCCGCTGAGGAACCTGGCGGGCGCCGCGGTGTTGTTCATGCTGGGGTTCCTTCCCTTCATCTGGACCCGACGCCTGTGGGTGCTGTACCTCGCCGCCTTGGTGTTCACCGTCGGGGAGATCCTCTGGGTGAACAACGAACGCACGTTCGTGGCGAACCACACGCCCATCAGCCACCGGGCGCGCTTCGGCGCCATCCTTCCCATCATCGAGGGGACGGGGCAAGCCCTCGCCCCATTTGCCGGAGGCGCCATCATCGACCGCCTGTCCATGGATTGGCTGTGGATCACCTCCATCATCTCGTTTTTCATCGGGGCGATGATCATTTTGGCGCTTTCCCAAAAGAAGTGGCGGGAAAGCCAATAAAAAATCCACCCGGACTCCCGGATGGATTTTTTTCTGTTCAGACAGCTTAGAAGACCCGCTTCTGGCCGCGCTTCAGCACATCCGTCAGCGTCTTGCCGGGGTTCTGGAACCGCTCCAGCAGGATCATCGCCGCGATGACGTACGGCTTGTAGGAAGCCTGCTTGTACAGCGGGGTGAGGTAGCGCTCGAACACCGACGCGTCGACTTCCCCTTCCTTGCAGGACACCCCGGTGATGTCCGCCGGCAGACAGTGCAGGTACAGCGCCTTCCCGTCCTTGGTGGTCTTCATCAGATCCTCAGAGCAGGTCCAGTCCTTGTACTTGGCGTTGTTGGCCAGGCACCGCTGTTCCAGCGCTTTCAATGCTTCGTCATCGCCCTGCTCGACGATCTTGGTCCGCTCCTGCATGATGGAGAACGGAGCCCAGGACTTCGGGTAGACGATGTCTGCATCCTTGAACGCCTCTTCCATCGTGGCGACCTTGCGGTACGAGCCACCAGAGACCGTGGCGTTCTTTTTCGCCACTTCCTCCACTTCCGGCATCACGTCATAGCCTTCCGGATGGGCAAGGACGACGTCCATGCCGAAGCGGGTGAACAGGCCGATGACTCCCTGGGGGACGGAAAGCGGCTTGCCATAGGACGGGCTGTACGCCCAGGTCATGGCGACTTTCTTTCCTTTCAGGTTCTTCTCTCCGCCGAAGTAGTTGATCACACTCATCATATCGGCCATGCACTGCGTCGGGTGGTCGATGTCGCACTGCAGGTTGACGATCGTCGGGCGCTGCTCAAGCACGCCGCTGTCGTACCCTTCCTGCACGGCATCGGCGACCGTCTTCATGTAGGTGTAGCCTTTGCCGATGTACATGTCGTCCCGGATGCCGAT is a genomic window containing:
- a CDS encoding Cof-type HAD-IIB family hydrolase; amino-acid sequence: MSAIKLVCMDVDGTLLGDDHIRIPDLNRVALQKAFQKGLHLALVSGRLSASLRPIQQNLGITGPLGCFGGALVVDERDQILDQHPITKAQAIRVIQRVRPTGMTIFLFGQNHWYKEKQDAFATVEEEVSCEGTMIGDFETFITNRTTPPFKVLCMSSDHDQVLRIQAGLQEEFGNELSVCLSSPRYIEVSVKGIDKGNAVDVLLSHYHLERRECMAIGDYENDLGMFREAGLSVAMGNAPDDIKAKADCVTDTNQAGGLGKAILSIL
- a CDS encoding MFS transporter, with translation MNNPLSVYRHLPRAIYVLSFATLVNSVANFVYPFLVLYLTTRLSYSAAQAGRFMTLTALLYVPFSLLGSVIADHFGRKRLMITTQLCMAVVCFLCGWIDGSPAIPVLILIALGFDGMCDPARTALKTDVTTPENRQASFSLVYLSMNLGYTVGPMIGGLLFSSHIRWLFWGNAIALAASTIPVALLVPESNPTAEEIRKSRQGNAADRAEEGSLFHALRTRPLLLLFAVGMTFFSFGYSQMSFALPLFFTDLFGSQGALQYGRIMAFNSVIVVVGNPLVISQAKRLPPLRNLAGAAVLFMLGFLPFIWTRRLWVLYLAALVFTVGEILWVNNERTFVANHTPISHRARFGAILPIIEGTGQALAPFAGGAIIDRLSMDWLWITSIISFFIGAMIILALSQKKWRESQ
- the ygeW gene encoding knotted carbamoyltransferase YgeW, with amino-acid sequence MKDKKAIEQMIEQLKTLDTKGMYLNDFFHTWKESDDEIHAIFTVAEVLRAMREQNISPKVFDSGLGISLFRDNSTRTRFSFASACNLLGLEVQDLDEKKSQIAHGETVRETANMISFMADVIGIRDDMYIGKGYTYMKTVADAVQEGYDSGVLEQRPTIVNLQCDIDHPTQCMADMMSVINYFGGEKNLKGKKVAMTWAYSPSYGKPLSVPQGVIGLFTRFGMDVVLAHPEGYDVMPEVEEVAKKNATVSGGSYRKVATMEEAFKDADIVYPKSWAPFSIMQERTKIVEQGDDEALKALEQRCLANNAKYKDWTCSEDLMKTTKDGKALYLHCLPADITGVSCKEGEVDASVFERYLTPLYKQASYKPYVIAAMILLERFQNPGKTLTDVLKRGQKRVF